atgggtggttatggggcagtgatggggcagttatggggcagtgATGGGGCAGTGCTGCATTGACGTGTTATCATTGCCCCCCCTGCAGGTgatgggtggttatgggtggttatggggcagttatggggcagttatggggcagtgatgggtggttatgggtggctatggggcagtgatggggcagttatggggcagttgtggggcagttatggggcagttatggggcagtgctgcatTGATGTGATACTATTCCCCCCCCCTGCAGGTGATGGGCCGCAAGGGGCCGTCGGCGGAGGCTCAGGGCGTGGAGGTGGCGCTGGCGCCggaggagctggagctggatcCTACGGCCATGACCCAGAAATACGAGGAGCGCGTGCGGGAGCAGCAGGCGCAGGTGGAGAAGGAGGATTTCAGCGACATGGTGGCCGAGCACGCAGCCAAGCAGAAggtctgtgccccatagctgccccatagcggccccatagcggccccatagcagccccatagctgccccatagcagccccatagtggctccatagcagccccatagcagccccatagctgccccatagtggccccatagtggccccatagcagccccatagcagccccatagcggccccatagcggcctcatagtggccccatagcggccccatagctgccccatagctgccccatagcggccccatagcggccccatagggaccccatagcggccccatagggaccccatagcagccccatagcagccccatagcgaccccatagcagccccatagcggccccatagcggccccatagcgaccccatagcggccccatagggaccccatagcggccccatagcagccccatagtggccccatagcagccccatagcggccccatagggaccccatagggaccccatagcagccccatagcaaccccatagcagccccatagcagccccatagcagccccatagctgccccatagcggccccatagcggccccatagcagccccatagcggccccatagcggccccatagcagccccatagctgccccatagcagccccatagggaccccatagcagccccatagctgccccatagcagccccatagcagccccatagcagccccatagctgccccatagcagccccatagggaccccatagctgccccatagcagccccatagggaccccatagcggccccatagcggccccatagctgccccatagctgccccatagcagccccatagctgccccatagctgccccatagcagccccatagctgccccatagcagccccatagctgccccatagctgccccatagcggccccatagcagccccatagctgccccatagcggccccatagcagccccatagctgccccatagctgccccatagcagccccatagctgccccatagctgccccatagcttgccccatagcagcccaataggctgccccatagctggccccatagcagccccatagcagccccataagcgccccatagctgccccatagctgccccatagcagcccctctcccccctcACCACCGTCCTTTGCTCCTTTGCTCCCCGCAGCAGAAGAAGCGCAAGGCGCAGCCGCAGGACGCACGAGGGGGGGGCAAGAAATACAAGGAGTTCAAGTTCTGATGgacccacacagccctgctgcccccatTGAACCCAAggccccattcatccccattgaccccatggccccattcatccccattgtCCTCTATggccccattcatccccattgacccccatggccccattcatccccattgaccccaaggccccattcatccccattgtCCTCTATggccccattcatccctattGACCCCAAggccccattcatccctattgacccccatggccccattcatccccattgtCCTCTATggccccattcatccccattgacccccatggccccattcatccctattgacccccatggacccattcatccccattgtCCTCTATggccccattcatccctattgaccccatggccccattcacccccattgaccccatggccccattcatccctattgaccccatggccccattcacccccattgaccccatggccccattcatccctattGACCCCAAggccccattcatccctattGCCCCCTCTGGCTCCATTCATCCCCATggccccattcatccctattGTCCTCTATGGTTCCATTCATCCCCATTACCTTCTATGGCTCCATTCATTCCTATTGCCCCCTATggccccattcacccccattgcccccattcatcccattcCTGCCTTGTACCCccatattttgtaaataaagcGGCGTTTCTTCACCATTTTCAGCCCATTTCTGGTTTCATCCCAAATGTTCCAGGTACGGGaacccaaaatgggcccaaatgaACCCAAATGAACCCAAAACGAACCAAATCAGcccaaaatggaccaaaatgggcccaaatgagccaaaatgggcccaaatgaACCTAAAATGAACCCAAATCgccccaaaatgggcccaaatgaatccaaaatgaagccaaatgggccaaaatgggcccaaaagaccccaaaatgaaccaaaatcgccccaaaatgggcccaaGTGAACCCATAACGAACCCAAATTAgcccaaaatgggcccaaattgccccaaaatggGCCTAAATGAACCCAAAATGAACCCAAATGAACCTAAAATGGGCCCAAATcagcccaaaatgaccccaagTGACCCCCGGAAAAAGCCCCCAGGGGGCGGGGTGAGCGAGGGGAGCCAATGGGAGCGTGGGCGGGGTGCGGGCAGCCAATCATCTGTAAGACGGGGCGGTGCTAAGGCGCGTGGGAGCGGAATCAACCAATGAGCATCGCGGGGGGGCGGAGCTGGGCGGGGAGAACCAATCAGCGGCTCAACATCGGGCCGGGCCGAGGGCTGGTGGGAAACAACCAATGAGAATCACCGGAAGTGAGACGAGAACACAAACATCCGGTTGGATCCAACCAATCAGCGTCGCCGTGCGGCTGTAATGGCGGCCGCCATGTTGGAGCGCTCGGTtgggcccggcccggccccgccgccccccccggGGGTTCAGCCCCAACCGGGGAacagcccggcccggcccgtgCACATGAACCTGTTCGCGGCCTGGGACGTGGATCGCAGCTCACCGGCATGTGTGCCCCGGTACGGCCGGTAACGGGGGGTTACGGCGTCCGGTATTACCGGTATTACCGGTATCACGGTGTCCGGTATTACCGGTAACGCGGGGTTACGGTGTCCGGTATTACCGGTATCACGGTATTACCGGTATCACGATGTTACGGTGTCCGGTATTACCGGTAACGGGGGGTTACGGCGTCCGGTATTACCGGTATCACGGGGTTACGGTGTCCGGTATTACCGGTATCACGGGGTTACGGCGTCCGGTATTACCGGTATCACGGTGTCCGGTATTACCGGTATCACGATGTTACGGTGTCCGGTATTGCCGGTATCACGGGGTTACGGCGTCCGGTATTACCGGTATCACGGTGTCCGGTATTACCGGTATCACGGGGTTACGGCGTCCGGTATTACCAGTATCACGGTATCACGGTGTCCGGTATTACCGGTATCACGGCATCACGGTGTCTGGTATTACCGGTATCACGGGGTTACGGCGTCCGGTATTACCGGTAACACGGGGTTACGGTGTCCGGTATTACCGGTATCACGGGGTTACGGTGTCCGGTATTACCGGTATCACGGGGTTACGGTGTCCGGTATTACCGGTAACACGGGGTTACGGTGT
The DNA window shown above is from Coturnix japonica isolate 7356 unplaced genomic scaffold, Coturnix japonica 2.1 chrUnrandom790, whole genome shotgun sequence and carries:
- the SF3B2 gene encoding splicing factor 3B subunit 2 isoform X1 — its product is MGRYGALWGTKQRTQRPNPPPSRPPFRSETPQLFTVVPEKRTATVGGAMMGSTHIYDMAAVMGRKGPSAEAQGVEVALAPEELELDPTAMTQKYEERVREQQAQVEKEDFSDMVAEHAAKQKQKKRKAQPQDARGGGKKYKEFKF
- the SF3B2 gene encoding splicing factor 3B subunit 2 isoform X2 — protein: MGRYGALWGTKQRTQRPNPPPSRPPFRSETPQLFTVVPEKRTATVGGAMMGSTHIYDMAAVMGRKGPSAEAQGVEVALAPEELELDPTAMTQKYEERVREQQAQVEKEDFSDMVAEHAAKQKKKRKAQPQDARGGGKKYKEFKF